A single Sulfurimonas aquatica DNA region contains:
- a CDS encoding HAD family hydrolase — protein sequence MKIVIFDMDGTLIDSKKDITLSINHIRNLHYNLPPLEESFVVEAINQGVRNLPKLFYETEVYEESDRAVFEVHYKEQCTKNPYLYDGVHETLHKLKEADVKLSVATNAPTIFAQTMLSHLEVDHLFDVIIGADKVSASKPSPEMIHEILNHYRYDKSRDLAWMVGDNSKDIQSAQNANIDALFATWGFSPETEHEKIVQTPHEILSIVL from the coding sequence ATGAAAATAGTTATATTTGACATGGATGGTACCCTAATAGATTCTAAAAAAGATATAACACTCTCTATAAACCATATACGAAATCTTCATTATAATCTACCTCCTCTTGAAGAGTCTTTTGTAGTGGAGGCAATCAATCAGGGTGTACGAAACCTTCCAAAGCTTTTTTATGAGACAGAAGTTTATGAAGAGTCTGATCGCGCTGTTTTTGAAGTTCATTATAAAGAGCAATGCACAAAAAATCCATACCTTTACGATGGTGTTCATGAGACTTTGCACAAGTTAAAAGAAGCAGATGTTAAGCTCTCTGTAGCCACAAATGCACCTACTATTTTTGCTCAGACTATGCTTTCTCATTTAGAGGTTGACCATCTTTTTGATGTAATCATCGGAGCAGATAAGGTGAGTGCTTCTAAGCCAAGTCCAGAGATGATACATGAGATTTTAAATCATTATAGATACGATAAGTCTAGAGACTTAGCTTGGATGGTTGGCGATAACTCCAAGGATATCCAGAGTGCTCAAAATGCAAACATAGATGCACTCTTTGCTACATGGGGATTTTCTCCAGAGACTGAGCATGAAAAAATTGTACAAACACCACATGAGATATTGAGCATTGTTTTATAA